One Salvia splendens isolate huo1 chromosome 22, SspV2, whole genome shotgun sequence DNA segment encodes these proteins:
- the LOC121786183 gene encoding fasciclin-like arabinogalactan protein 2, protein MVCVCIQFFKSCPFQKKRKNYTTMKPIKTFLLLLLAVAAALAATTSEAHNITRILGSHPSLSTFNHYLSVTRLADEINRRVTITVCAVDNAAMSSLLSHQYPLPTLKNILSLHVFADYFGSKKLHQITKGSTTTSTLFQASGEAAGTSGYVNITDFKGGKVGFTPVDSDFDPPMATFLKSIHESPYNISVIQISNVLTSPEAEAPVSAPTDLNLLSLLAKQGCKSFSDLVAGAGAGVADVFTESVEAGLTVFCPSDAAIKSFSAAYKNLTAAGKNSLLLYHGVPEYNSLGMLRVSNGLMRTLATEGEKRFDFTVANDGDEVRLKTGVVTATIKGTVIDEDPLAIFKIDKVLLPTELFKADPAAKAEAPGPAGEDDAPADEDSNGGGLTVARGGGIVALSVAFVFGVLFV, encoded by the coding sequence atggtgtgtgtgtgtatacAATTCTTCAAAAGTTGTCCcttccaaaaaaaaaggaaaaactaTACTACCATGAAGCCGATCAAAacattcctcctcctcctcctcgccgtCGCGGCCGCCCTAGCAGCCACCACGAGCGAGGCCCACAACATCACCCGCATCCTCGGGTCCCACCCCTCCCTCTCCACCTTCAACCACTACCTCTCCGTCACCCGCCTCGCCGACGAGATCAACCGCCGCGTCACGATCACCGTGTGCGCCGTCGACAACGCCGCCATGTCGTCCCTCCTCTCCCATCAATACCCCCTCCCCACCCTCAAAAACATCCTCTCCCTCCACGTCTTCGCCGACTACTTCGGCTCCAAAAAACTCCACCAAATCACCAAgggctccaccaccacctccaccctcTTCCAAGCCTCCGGCGAGGCCGCCGGCACCTCCGGCTACGTCAACATCACCGATTTCAAAGGCGGAAAGGTCGGATTTACCCCCGTTGACTCCGATTTTGACCCTCCCATGGCCACATTCCTCAAATCCATCCACGAATCGCCCTACAACATCTCCGTCATCCAGATCAGCAACGTCCTCACCTCGCCGGAGGCCGAGGCTCCCGTCTCCGCCCCCACCGATCTCAACCTCCTCTCTCTCCTCGCCAAGCAAGGCTGCAAGTCCTTCTCCGATCtcgtcgccggcgccggcgccggcgtCGCTGACGTCTTCACGGAGTCCGTAGAGGCCGGCCTCACCGTGTTCTGCCCCTCCGACGCCGCGATCAAGTCGTTCTCGGCGGCGTACAAAAACCTAACCGCCGCCGGAAAAAACTCGCTGCTGCTGTACCACGGCGTGCCGGAGTACAATTCGCTGGGGATGCTGCGGGTGAGCAACGGACTGATGCGGACGCTGGCGACGGAGGGGGAAAAGAGGTTCGATTTCACGGTGGCGAACGACGGCGACGAGGTGAGGCTGAAGACAGGGGTGGTGACGGCGACGATTAAGGGAACGGTGATTGACGAGGATCCGCTCGCGATTTTCAAAATTGATAAGGTTTTGCTGCCGACGGAGCTGTTTAAGGCGGATCCGGCTGCGAAGGCGGAGGCGCCGGGGCCGGCTGGGGAGGATGACGCACCGGCGGATGAGGATTCGAATGGCGGCGGTTTGACGGTTGCGCGCGGTGGCGGGATTGTGGCGCTGAGTGTTGCTTTTGTTTTTGgtgttttatttgtttga
- the LOC121787212 gene encoding oxygen-evolving enhancer protein 2-1, chloroplastic-like, translated as MASTACFLHHHAALSTSARTTSNRYSPSLKPAQQLVCRAQKQPENQESDSGAAVSRRLALTVLIGAAAVASKVSPAEAVYGEAANVFGKAKANTDFKPYTGNGFKVLVPAKWNPSSEIEFPGTVLRYEDNFDISTNLTVTVNPTDKKTITDYGSPEEFLSQVDYLLGKQAYFGKTDSEGGFDSGAVATANLLETATPVVDGTKYYFLSVLTRTADGDEGGKHQLITATVKDGKLYICKAQAGDKRWFKGAKKFVESAATSFSVA; from the exons ATGGCATCAACTGCATGCTTCTTGCACCACCATGCAGCTCTCTCCACCTCAGCAAGAACCACTTCTAACCGCTACTCTCCCTCTCTGAAGCCAGCCCAGCAGCTTGTCTGCAGAGCCCAGAAGCAGCCTGAGAATCAAGAATCCGACTCCGGCGCCGCCGTCTCGAGGAGGTTGGCCCTCACCGTCCTCATTGGAGCTGCTGCTGTCGCCTCCAAGGTCTCACCTGCTGAGGCTGTTTACGGAGAAGCCG CAAATGTGTTTGGCAAGGCAAAGGCAAACACAGACTTTAAACCCTACACCGGAAACGGATTCAAGGTGTTAGTCCCTGCAAAATGGAACCCTAGCAGCGAGATCGAGTTCCCGGGCACAGTCCTCCGGTACGAGGACAACTTTGATATCAGCACCAACCTCACCGTCACCGTCAACCCAACTGACAAGAAAACCATCACCGACTACGGCTCCCCTGAGGAGTTCCTATCTCAA GTTGACTACTTGCTGGGGAAGCAGGCCTACTTTGGCAAAACTGACTCTGAG GGTGGATTCGACTCTGGGGCGGTGGCGACCGCTAACTTGCTGGAGACTGCAACTCCGGTGGTGGATGGAACCAAGTACTACTTCTTGTCTGTGCTGACTAGGACTGCTGACGGAGACGAGGGGGGGAAGCACCAGCTGATCACGGCCACTGTCAAGGACGGTAAGCTCTACATCTGCAAGGCTCAAGCCGGGGACAAGAGATGGTTCAAGGGTGCAAAGAAGTTTGTGGAGAGTGCAGCAACTTCTTTCAGTGTTGCTTGA
- the LOC121787211 gene encoding 2,3-bisphosphoglycerate-independent phosphoglycerate mutase, with protein sequence MGSSGFSWKLNDHPKLPKGKTVAMVVLDGWGEAQANQYNCIHIAETPTMDSLKTGAPEKWRLVKAHGKAVGLPTDDDMGNSEVGHNALGAGRIFAQGAKLVDSALETGKIYDGEGFNYIKESFATGTLHLIGLLSDGGVHSRIDQLQLLLKGASERGAKRIRVHILTDGRDCLDGSSVGFVETLENDLVKLREKGIDAQIASGGGRMYVTMDRYENDWEVVKRGWDAQVLGEAPYKFKNAVEAVKKLREIPNISDQYLPPFVIVDDSEKSVGPIVDGDAVVTLNFRADRMVMLASALEYEKFDKFDRVRFPKIRYAGMLQYDGELKLPNKYLVSPPEIDRTSGEYLVKNGVRTFACSETVKFGHVTFFWNGNRSGYFDNKLEEYVEIPSDSGITFNVQPKMKALEIGEKARDAILSRKWDQVRVNLPNSDMVGHTGDINATIVACKAADQAVKMILDAIEQVGGIYVVTADHGNAEDMVKRNKKGEPLLDKNGNIQILTSHTLEPVPVAIGGPGLAPGVRFRTDVPTGGLANVAATVMNLHGFEAPSDYETTLIEVVDK encoded by the exons ATGGGTAGCTCTGGATTCTCATGGAAATTGAACGACCACCCCAAACTTCCCAAGGGGAAAACCGTAGCAATGGTGGTTTTGGATGGGTGGGGCGAGGCCCAAGCCAATCAATACAACTGCATCCACATCGCCGAAACTCCAACCATGGATTCACTTAAAACG GGTGCCCCTGAAAAATGGAGATTGGTGAAGGCCCACGGTAAGGCTGTGGGGCTGCCCACAGATGATGACATGGGTAATAGTGAGGTTGGACACAATGCTCTTGGTGCTGGCAGGATTTTTGCACAAGG TGCTAAGCTTGTTGATAGTGCTCTTGAAACTGGGAAGATTTATGATGGGGAAGGTTTTAATTACATCAAAGAATCCTTTGCAACTGGAACACTTCACCTCATTGGATTATTGAGTGATGGTGGTGTCCACTCTCGGATCGATCAATTGCAG TTGTTGCTGAAAGGTGCCAGTGAGCGTGGTGCTAAAAGAATCCGTGTTCATATCCTCACTGATGGACGTGATTGTTTGGATGGATCCAGTGTTGGCTTTGTTGAAACTCTAGAAAATGATCTTGTGAAGCTTCGTGAGAAGGGTATTGATGCCCAGATTGCATCTGGTGGAGGTCGCATGTATGTCACCATGGACCGATATGAA AACGACTGGGAAGTTGTCAAGAGAGGATGGGATGCCCAAGTGCTTGGAGAAGCCCCATATAAGTTTAAGAATGCAGTTGAAGCTGTCAAGAAGCTGAGAGAGATCCCTAACATAAGTGATCAATACTTGCCCCCTTTTGTTATTGTTGATGATAGTGAGAAGTCCGTTGGGCCTATTGTTGATGGTGATGCTGTTGTTACCTTGAACTTCCGGGCTGATCGCATGGTCATGCTTGCTTCGGCACTTGAGTATGAGAAGTTTGACAAATTTGACAGAGTTCGTTTCCCTAAAATTCGCTACGCTGGAATGCTCCAGTATGATGGTGAACTCAAACTTCCAAACAAGTACCTTGTTTCTCCTCCAGAGATCGACAGAACCTCTGGAGAATATTTGGTGAAAAACGGTGTCCGTACTTTCGCTTGCAG TGAAACGGTTAAGTTTGGTCATGTCACCTTCTTCTGGAATGGAAACCGCTCAGGATACTTCGACAACAAACTGGAAGAATACGTTGAAATCCCAAGTGATAGTGGTATCACATTCAACGTCCAGCCCAAGATGAAAGCCTTGGAAATTGGTGAGAAGGCGAGAGATGCCATTCTTAGCCGCAAATGGGACCAG GTACGTGTCAACCTACCTAACAGTGATATGGTGGGACACACTGGTGATATCAATGCAACAATCGTGGCTTGTAAGGCTGCTGATCAAGCCGTCAAG ATGATTCTCGATGCAATTGAGCAAGTTGGTGGAATCTATGTCGTTACTGCTGACCATGGCAACGCTGAGGATATGGTGAAGAGAAACAAGAAAGGTGAACCTCTACTCGACAAGAATGGCAACATTCAAATCCTTACTTCTCACACCCTCGAACCT GTTCCTGTTGCAATTGGTGGCCCTGGGCTGGCACCCGGTGTCAGATTCCGCACTGACGTGCCCACCGGCGGACTGGCTAACGTGGCTGCTACCGTCATGAACTTGCACGGGTTTGAGGCCCCTAGTGACTATGAGACCACCCTCATCGAGGTCGTTGACAAGTAG